Genomic segment of Falco peregrinus isolate bFalPer1 chromosome 5, bFalPer1.pri, whole genome shotgun sequence:
GTCAAATACCTAAGCCATGTCAGTTGAGAGGTTACTTTTAGAAGATTAGAGATAAACATGCTACtcacttttctgaaatttctccCAGTAGTTTCATCAATTTAGCAACCAAACCCAGCCGTTGAAATTCCGGTGCAACAGGGAGAGCAGTAACACGTCCAAGCCGCTCTTCCCCAGCCACAGAGCCTTCCACTTTACCCAGTGCTGCGAACATACAGAGCATCAGAGCAGTAAGGAGCACCTTGGGAATAATGCACCACACGCAGCCACACGACTttacaaaaaaccaagcaaTCTACAAACAAACATTGCAATGATTGTGGTAAAGGCTTAAGCAGCAATTCACGCTATTATTCAGTGATTCAGCAGCCACTAAGTTTCATTTTGATGCAGTATTAgagttttttcttctccacaaaTTCATTGTTTGAGGCGTGACTTTCAAATGCAAGTTTTAAGCAATTCTCTCGAGTCTTTAACTGAGTGGAATTCACGACCAAAGGAATGGAGGGCTAGAAGCCCAAAACTCACTCACCATCCCAGCAATTACTGAAGACTTTTCGTGACTATGGGGCAATAGAGCTTGGGAAGCTTTGCCAATGtggcaagagaaagcaaaggccCTGGAAACACTGGAcgtttaaggaaaaataaaaaataaaagcagggatGGGTGTGTGTTCTTCATAGTTCCTCTCCTTTCTACACAGAGCCAAGCTACTGTTAGCTCATTAATGAATATGCAGACTTCCACAGGGCACTCTTATGAAGATCAGGCACTGCTAAATAAGCAACTGATGCGGTGGGTACAGAGAAACCTTCCGTACAGCAAACACTTTAAGCTTTACTattaaacacttcattttctggGTCCCCACAAAGACTCTAATTCTGTGCCCACCTtcccaaaccccccaaaacaaggggaaaaaaaacaattggaaggaacaaatatatatatgcaaaaaaaaggCGAttctctgtaattaaaaaaattaggaaaggTTGCAATCATCCAAGTAATGAGGAGTTAACTGATGCGCTACATCGGACAGTCTTGTCAAACTCATGCTGGTGAAACTGAGCTCATATCAGCCAGTTTAATGAAATACTTGTCTTAGCATACATATACTTGAATCAAAATGATATTCAGCTATAGAGTGAGtgcaagaaaatacattttcgCACACTACAGAAAGAGACCTGCAAAGGGCCATGGTATAATATGCTTCAAAAGAGTCTGTGGTACAAGAAATTCAGCCTCATGGGCTGTTGGCTCAAACACACAGGTGGAACACTCTGTATAACTGGCCATACGCACGGTTTACACAGGGTTTTGTATGCAATATGTGTGTTTAACTAGGTATTTATGGTTTAAGACTTGGTTTAGCTCCTAAGGCAGGCAGCCAACAAAGATGTTTTCAAGAGTtaacaaggaacagaaattaaaggagTTGCTGGTTTTAAGAAGCTGACTCatcattgttttgaaaaatggcaCCATATGGATCACCGTTAATGTGCTTGTAGACAGAGCGAAAGACTTGGGGTTGTGGGCGGCCGTGCAACTCTGTCTTAATCTTCTGAGGGTAGGTATCTTCTGTCAGTTGCTGCCGGGTGtcatcaacaaaaagaaacaggctATATTCTTCTGGATTGTCCACTTTAAACTTTTCAGCACAAAGCTGACATACATCTGCGGTAGTGATATAGGGTCTTACTAGTAAGGTCTTTCCTGTACATGCACTGTTAACTTCCTGGAATGCAACACGAAGGCAGTTCTGTagaatgagaaaacagacatcagaaacaaaacctccaaacctcatcctctgaaaacagaaagctcAGCAACAAAGAGCAAGCCTGTCTATGTTCTAGTTGTGAAACACACTAGTGATTCCTGTACATTACAGCCACCTTGTGAATTGATGTTGGTGGTAGGACTGTGGCAGGCATAACAAATTCATAAGCTGACATCCTCCTTTCCTTGGCTCACATTCTAACCCTGCAATTAGAAATGAACAGATAGCAGTCTTAAAGCCCCATTGAAAACGTCAGTGGTTTTAACGGGACTTGGTGTTTGGCCTTACTAGGAAACTAAATGCtgtgaagcaaaataaacatcagAGGCAGCACGTCCAAGAGATGATGCTGCAAATGCTGGGTTAATACTATTGAAGAGAAGCTTCACGCATTATGTTcgtcagaaggaaaaagaaaaaaacccagccctcTGCCAGCAACACACAAGGGTGCTGATCCACAGGTTGCTGCACGATAAGCCATTCACTCTTTATGCTGCAGTATGCAAAAGGCAATCCATTTTCATGCAGGACATTTTCATCACATTAACCGATGGCAATTTGGTGTCTGAGCCTGATGTAACCAAATTTCATGCAACAGGCTTagaggaaggcagaaagaaaatttactctGCAACATTAAAGTAAATCCGTATGATCATGAGgcaaaagctggatttttttttctctgctgaaattcACACGTGTGCACAACTGGTAACAGATGAATTCTAAACAAGCCCTACAAGGAAACGCAGTTCTACCtttcaaaaagtatttaaaaagtaaaataaaaagtaactggaaaaaaaccacccaaccacAAAACACTTTTGGACACATGAGCAAAGCAGTCTGCCATCACGtgcttttttgcaaagaaactaACGGCAATTAGAAactaaaagcagtaaaatgaaagGAGATGGAGAAAATGACAGTAAGAAAGACCTGTTTTATTTACTGAGCTGGTACTTATGTTGGTACGCTGAATAAATTAAGCATGCTAAATCACAATGGTAAAAATTTATGTTTCCTAAGAACAAGCTGTTAAAAGCTAAGACTGAGAAGAATGCTCATATGACTTCAGTTCCAAAGAGCACTCTGggtttttaataaacttttgaTAGCTTGCAGACTGAAGCACTGGAACTTTGCAACAGCTTTTAAACAATTACAACTGAGCAGAACTAATCCATTTTTGTTAGCCCgtgtgaagaaataaataaataataaaagaaatcaaatcagCTCTAAATAAGGCAAAGCACACTACAGTTTCAATTTCTAACAGAGTTAACACACAGAAGACCTGTTTTTTGATGCTTCCAGATGGACAGGATTGCttcaaggagaggctgaggttTGTGCAAATGCCTGTTACTCATATAGGAAGTATCAAAATTCTTTGTGCAGTATCAGCAAGTTGtatttcatcatcatcaaaatactggattttttgcttttccatctttttgAGGGAGGGAGGATGAAGGCCTTTCTAGGACCCAAAAGCTGGTGGTAAGGCTGTGAGACAGCACCACAGACGCGTGGCGACTACATCCTGGTTCAATGTGGGAAAGATGAGTTGAGCTGAAGCTGTTACACATTCATTGTAGGGAAGGTGCTTCATTTCAGGACTGCAGATGTggagaaaggagatggaaaactgGCATTCTGGGCAGGCAGCAAAGTGCTTGAATTTGTGCCAAGCATAGCCTGGAAGTGGAGCGACCTTACTGATTTGAGGCTCTCTTTGAAAGAGTCAACAAAAGGAGCAGCCCTGGACACACCTGGTGCCAGCTCTTCCCGTGCTCCCCTGCATCTTCCAGCATGCAGCACGGCATCCAGCTGTACAGGTAGCTTGGCTGAGGTTCAGTTGCTGAGGAAGAGAAAGTGAAACTGAATAGAAGATCCTGCTGAAAAATCTTCTGTCATTTAGTCAtccagcagaaatacaaaggtgattaattttcctattaaatgtagtattttgctggaaagaacagactcaAGCTACTTGAATGTGACACCTAACTACAGGTAAGCAGAATATAAAATGGATCCCAGTAAGATGGACTAGCTTTGTGCACTGGCCACAGTTTGGAATTTCTGTTCGTCAGCTCTCCTCTTCCTAAGAGAGGCAAATTGTGGgagactgctgcttttcccagctccttcctgTTCAGTGATGTGCTGTGGTTGTTTGCATGGACACTGATAAAGCAGAAGGAGCCACAACTGAAAGGTTTAGTTACCTCCTGATGACCCCGTACCTTCATTTATCAAGCTCTTAGCTACATCATAACTTATTGATGGTTGTCGTTAGCCTCTCCAGCAACTTTGCACTGTGGTATGAACTGTAAACAACCGGACACAAAGGAGTAAATCCTTTCTTCTCGATTCCAACATCCTCCTTGCTTCAGTTCGCAAACTGATGCATCTGGACAGACAACAGCATGCCTACCTATGTAACAATCTTTTCCTACATGAAAGGCATGCAGGCTTGGTTTTAAAAGATGAAGTAATCCCGACTGTTTTGTTATTCTTCAGTTGGAGTTACTGCCCTACTCTGAAAGAGCAGTAAGAaatgggaggggggagaaaaaacccacaaaacaaaccacaaacatgAAGACATCCACAGTACAGAACTCTACTCCTTGCTTAAACTTTCAAATTATAGGCAAGCTTTTCTGCCAAGTCTCCTCTCTATTACCTGCAATAAGGCACCAGTCACTACTGGGGAGTTGTGCTGATTTATACCACTGGAAATctgggtttgttctttttaacagcaaagCATACAAAGAAGCTGAATCTAAAACACCATTTGGTCTGTCCTCGCTCTGCACGACTTAAATACAAAGGACAGTGGGAAAGCTCCATTATTTAGTGTTTCCTTTATACCATCATAACCACACTGTTATGAAGTGCAAAGACTTTGAAACAGAGACAAATTTGGCAGCCATCTTCTCGGCACTGCTTCACACCACTCGTGGCCCCAAGGAAACCATTATGAATCATACTTCTTAAAtggagattttcaaaaaaaacaaccatcccctgttgtttttttttcttcagccctAAGCTCTACCTGAAAATCATCAACTGAAGGCATTGTTTTGTTAGCTGTCCTCCTCTTGTGCCATCGCCAGAGAGTATCTCTAGCTTCTGAACTCAGCAGCTGGGCAGACTGGTCTTCCTGGAAGTTCTTGATCAGCACAAGTGCTCCGTAAGTGCTTGCCAAGTAATAGCCTCCTGTGAAGGACAGCAGGGGAAGAACAACTCAGAGTGGTCACAAACACCACACCAGTTCCAACTGGTCACAGTCAAAaagtacaatttatttttttttaataaatatacacacacagaaatgcCTGCGTTCTATGGCCAAAATATTTATAcgtaaagaaaaacagcttacTGGCCTGCAAAATACCAGATGGTGTGTTCTCAGCTGCTAAGAGACATGCAGTGGTTGCATGGGCTCCGTATTATCAAAGTGGTGCAATAGTATCTAACTCTGGGTCCGCTAGTGCTGGGGGTGGCCGGTTATTTAAATGACCGGTGTTGCTCCTTTACTCCCGAGTGTTTTTACAAAGTTGGAACATGAGTTTTCCTCTAAATGGTTTCCAAACAGcgatttgttttcttcctgagctTCAAGTGGGGATCAAATAAACATAGCTGTTTAAGCAACATAAGACCAACTACCACTGTTCAGGAACTTAAAAGCGACTCCCTTAGTGGCAGCAAAGCAATGACCGAGCGTGTGATTTGTACCCAGAAGCATCCCataagttttgcttttgttttttaaaaggcaggcTGTGTTTGTTCACCTATGTCCAACACTACGTCCAACTAGTTCGGGAGGCAGCGTGTACGGCTCTCCAGACTTCACCTTTATTACATGAGTGGAGAAAAAAGTGCAGCCACAACAGAGTTGCTGATGTACAAAAGGAGCTGCAGgtcacaaaggaaaaggagtcTCAACAGGAGGCAACAGTCCTCAGCAACcaggagaaacaaaagacaggctatcatttatttctcttgctctttaAGCAAACTGTTTGAGTGGGAGTGTTCGATTAAGAGGCAGCACAGTCTATTTGTGGAGTCATTCAGAGATGCAGTCTATGCtcacagcagtgttttctgtattACCGACAGCATCCTCTCACTTTCAGCTCTGTGACAACTTCAATACGTGGAAGACACACAAGACCCACCAGACAAATCGGACAATACATTTACATTTGAACCGCACAACCCCAAAGCACTAAATTTTTCCTGCACCATATAGTTTAGCTAGTGCCACAGACAGGGCCAGCCAATAGATGAACAACTTTTGCTACATTAAAAACAACACGACTTAACAGCccagtaaatatttctgcctttcagcatGTTAATTATCTCCAGCTTCACATCTCAAGTATTTTCTGTCCTAAGATTCCTGAACGATGCACTCTGCACACAAAGCAGGGAACAGACTAGTACTGAACCGGAGGAAACCCGACACAATTCTGTCATGCGTATCGGCATGTAAAAGGATACAGCAATTTCAGCAACCCAAGAGATGGCAGAAATGGGACATATACACCTATACTTAAAACTCACAGCTGAGCTTGGTCACAAGAACCTCTGAAACTTCCTCATAAACTGATAGATTCTGGGGCCTACCAAGGGCTGGCAGAATACCTCTTTGTTAAGACCACCACcgtgaaaacagaaaggagggaGATTTCCTTGCCTCTAGCAGACTTCAGCCATCGTTCAAGAGCGCCTTAAGAAACATATTCTTAGGCCTCACAAAAATACTCTGTGAGAAGCAAGTATCGGGCATAAGCCAGGATCATTAAGGGGGACAACATTCTCAAAAGCACTTtcccagaggggcagagaaTTCCCCCAGAAGTTTTTACAAAGCACCTAACCCGGGTCCCACTCCAGGTCTCACCACTCAGTTGAACGCTGCAGACCCATACATACTCTCGGGACATTTTCAGGCACAGGAGGATAACCACAGCTGGCACCTGCACAGCCTATGTTTGCTTGCTAAGTCAGGACACCTCCTCCTTCTTGGCTGAAAACAACATACTCCCTCCTAAGGCAGTATATACGTCGGTAGATTCCCAGGTCACTTGGGGCTGTAACTCTGCAAGCTAACCAGCCTTCCCTTATTCTAAGGTGGAAACAATTACGAGGTTCTCTTGTTACACTACCGACATCACCGACTACATGACTCCGTCAAAAGGGTTTCTACTCAAATGAGGTGAGGAAGaatcccccttccccagccctccaCTCAGTTCTAATAGAAATAAGTTGATTACCTTCTCCATGCAGCAAAGATGGATCCAGCAATTCCACCATGTATTCAGTTTCAGTATCCAGCTCCAGCGTATCACCCTGGACTAGCACGTATGTCAACACAGGCAAGAAGTCATCAGCTCCATACAGCCTCCCTGGGTCAAAGAGAACACAGGCAGCGATAGACAAATCACACCCTTTAACCAGTTTCGGTGTTTGAAAGGAAAGCgttattttgctgcctttactGACCAGTACATTTGTATTACTCTAGAGCCTCTCGTTACAGATGTGCAGCAAAGAGAACATCATCTGACACTTGGTGGGCAGCGTCCAGCTTCATCCTGTACTTCTAACGAGCACAAATTGGATGGTGCAGACCTTGAGGCACGTAAGGGAATTTAAAGACTGGGCTCACCTTGGCGTCAGCTCAACTGGTGAACTCACAAAAGGCAGCCATGCCAGTCTGGCCTGACCTCCACCCGCACTTCTGTCAGTCTGGCCTGACCTCCACCCGCACTTCTGTCAGTCTGGCCTGACCTCCACCCGCACTTCTGTCAGTCTGGCCTGACCTCCACCCGCACTTCTGTCAGTGGCTAAGAGATAATGGGCATTTTCTTTATACATGCATGGACGATGTCCCCTTTCTGGAAGGATCCAGCCACAAGTACCAGTTCCTGAGTCTGAAACCCAGCAGAGAAGCCTGCATATAAAAGCCTATTagattttacatgaaaactCTGCACATTTCCTTGATGGAGCATGGTTAAAAACACCAGTGAGCCAAGCCTCACGTAATTCCCAGCTAGCTGGTGAAGCATCATCGGTAAGGACAGCACGCAACACACAGAGGCTCTGCTGTACCTAGGTCTGTCTGTGTTCCTTTTATCGCATTTAAActttctctttagaaaacaCTATGTGGCTAGATCTCTGGGTCTGGCCAAACTGTGCTCATTGCAGAAGCGGTGTGATGGTCACTTGAAACATCAAGGTCAGGAGCCAATTTAAACTATGGAGAAACTCCAGAGGACTGAAGGGCTGATATTGAAAGTCAGACCAGCTAAGACATACCCTCCAGGTATTACACTGTTATCTGGCTGAGATTACAGGACAATGCAGGTACTGGAAACAGGTGCTGGCTTGATgccacattttaaaactttacagGACAAAGCAAGACAACCCAAGGAGCATTTGCTGCATCTTAGCCCAAGCCCCTCAGTACAATGG
This window contains:
- the LOC101914453 gene encoding ras and Rab interactor 2-like, producing the protein MGYAHGPGRWFIAGQCGALERPWRCGAFAGTLEDFRAGTCGGALDVVLEKTMHKCILKLLKSHIEAMLREFHTADGSWKQLKENLQLVQQWNPQELGVFVPTPDFVDVEKMKVKFVTMQKMYSPEKKVMLLLRVCKLIYTVMENNSGRLYGADDFLPVLTYVLVQGDTLELDTETEYMVELLDPSLLHGEGGYYLASTYGALVLIKNFQEDQSAQLLSSEARDTLWRWHKRRTANKTMPSVDDFQNCLRVAFQEVNSACTGKTLLVRPYITTADVCQLCAEKFKVDNPEEYSLFLFVDDTRQQLTEDTYPQKIKTELHGRPQPQVFRSVYKHINGDPYGAIFQNNALGKVEGSVAGEERLGRVTALPVAPEFQRLGLVAKLMKLLGEISEKKGGFFVDLFVRVSNRVAVNMYKQLGYRVYRTVSERYSASSGEADEDAYNTRKALSRDTEKKSIIPLPHPVRPEDTE